The [Pseudomonas] carboxydohydrogena genome includes a window with the following:
- the sauS gene encoding acylating sulfoacetaldehyde dehydrogenase, giving the protein MSVVVEMQNRNSDAQQIAADLMKKARAAQEIFAEADQARTDEAVRAVAWSLYKPEHAKALAEMAVKDTGLGNVPDKIIKKQRKTFGTLRDMLRAKTVGEIERDVKRGIVKFAKPIGVVGAITPSTNPGATPVNKALMAIKGRNAIIIAPSPLGLRTTEMVVEFMRDALAQIGLPKDLVQILPSPITKETTQALMEAVDLVVITGSQDNVRRGYSSGTPAIGVGVGNVPVIIDETADFDSAAQKICASKTFDNSTSCSSENSVVIVDACYDQAIAALKRAGAFLVDPSSKNKVVSELWKNGKLNRHLIARDMSILAEAFGLPAEAAKSKFLLVEETGIGRDHPLSGEKLSLVLTVYRARDFADAKETVRKLLNHQGKGHSMGLHTTKLERARDLAEDLPVVRVLVNFAHTFGNGGGFDSGLEFTLTMGCGSWQKNSISENLNYKHFINITHLVTPIPEDKPTEEEMFGPHWARYGK; this is encoded by the coding sequence ATGAGTGTCGTCGTTGAAATGCAGAACCGGAATTCGGATGCGCAGCAGATTGCGGCCGATCTGATGAAGAAGGCCCGCGCGGCGCAGGAGATCTTCGCGGAAGCCGATCAGGCGCGGACCGATGAAGCAGTGCGCGCGGTGGCGTGGTCGCTTTACAAGCCGGAACACGCCAAGGCGCTGGCCGAGATGGCCGTGAAGGACACGGGCCTCGGAAACGTCCCGGATAAGATCATCAAGAAGCAGCGCAAGACGTTTGGCACCCTGCGCGACATGCTGCGCGCGAAGACGGTCGGCGAGATCGAGCGCGACGTGAAGCGTGGCATCGTGAAGTTCGCCAAGCCGATCGGCGTCGTCGGCGCGATCACGCCATCGACCAACCCCGGCGCCACGCCGGTCAACAAGGCGCTGATGGCGATCAAGGGCCGCAACGCCATCATCATCGCGCCATCGCCGCTCGGTCTTCGCACCACGGAAATGGTCGTCGAATTCATGCGCGACGCGCTGGCTCAGATCGGCCTGCCGAAGGATCTGGTGCAGATCCTGCCGTCGCCGATCACCAAGGAAACGACTCAGGCGCTGATGGAGGCGGTCGATCTCGTCGTTATCACCGGCTCGCAGGACAATGTGCGCCGCGGTTATTCGAGCGGCACGCCGGCGATCGGTGTCGGTGTCGGCAATGTGCCGGTCATCATCGACGAGACCGCGGATTTCGATTCCGCCGCGCAGAAAATCTGCGCATCCAAGACCTTCGACAACTCCACCTCGTGTTCCTCGGAAAACTCGGTGGTGATTGTCGATGCCTGTTACGATCAGGCGATTGCCGCACTGAAGCGGGCAGGCGCCTTCCTTGTCGATCCATCGTCCAAGAACAAGGTCGTCAGCGAACTGTGGAAGAACGGCAAGCTCAACCGCCATCTGATCGCGCGTGACATGTCGATTCTCGCGGAAGCCTTCGGTCTTCCGGCTGAAGCGGCGAAGTCGAAATTCCTTCTCGTCGAGGAAACCGGTATCGGCCGCGACCATCCGCTCTCCGGCGAAAAGCTGTCGCTGGTGCTGACGGTCTATCGTGCCAGGGATTTTGCCGACGCGAAGGAAACCGTCCGCAAACTTCTCAACCATCAGGGCAAGGGCCATTCGATGGGCCTTCACACCACCAAGCTGGAGCGCGCGCGCGATCTCGCAGAAGACCTTCCGGTGGTACGCGTTCTCGTCAACTTCGCCCACACTTTCGGAAATGGCGGCGGTTTCGACAGCGGCCTTGAGTTCACGCTGACCATGGGCTGCGGCTCCTGGCAGAAGAACAGCATCTCCGAGAACCTGAACTACAAGCACTTCATCAACATCACGCATCTTGTCACGCCGATCCCGGAGGACAAGCCGACCGAGGAAGAGATGTTCGGGCCGCACTGGGCGCGCTACGGCAAGTAA
- a CDS encoding MFS transporter: MAMRNKASRFVLLITCLMYLIFYVDRVNISTAAPFMQKDLGLTATQLGLAFSAFAYPYAFFQIAGGWLGDRLGPRVTLALCAALVGLATIWTGFVGGLAALFLSRLALGMGEGPAFPTATRALANWMRPDQRAFAQGITHAFSRAGNALTPPLIALIVVSFSWRDSFIFLGVAALIWAVVWFIYFRDDPRTHSQITPEELTGLPPATVVATRKSVPWGPLLKRIMPVTLTDFCYGWILWLYLNWLPSFFLHEFNLNIKKSALFAAGVFLAGVVGDTVGGLLSDRILKKTGDVNKARVSVIVLGFLGSFCFMLPIVFVHDLTTVATCLSFAFFFAELIVAPIWAIPMDIAPEFSGSASGFMNFGFGMAGIISPVVFGYAIDLTGRWDVPFIGSLAFLLIGAMLAFTCKPGERFVDVRSDPTAPRPTPA; this comes from the coding sequence ATGGCTATGCGTAATAAGGCGAGCCGCTTCGTTCTGCTCATCACTTGCCTGATGTATCTCATCTTCTACGTCGACCGCGTGAATATCTCGACCGCGGCGCCATTCATGCAGAAAGATCTTGGATTGACCGCGACCCAGCTCGGGCTCGCATTCTCCGCCTTCGCATATCCCTACGCATTCTTTCAAATCGCGGGCGGCTGGCTGGGCGACCGGCTCGGGCCGCGCGTGACGCTCGCGCTGTGTGCGGCTCTGGTCGGCCTCGCGACGATCTGGACCGGCTTTGTCGGCGGGCTGGCCGCGCTGTTCCTGTCGCGTCTCGCGCTCGGCATGGGCGAGGGGCCTGCGTTCCCGACCGCCACGCGTGCGCTGGCGAACTGGATGCGGCCCGATCAGCGCGCCTTCGCGCAGGGCATCACCCATGCTTTCTCGCGCGCGGGAAACGCGCTGACGCCGCCGCTGATCGCGTTGATCGTCGTGTCGTTCTCATGGCGCGATTCATTTATCTTCCTCGGCGTCGCGGCGCTGATCTGGGCAGTTGTGTGGTTCATCTACTTCCGCGACGATCCGCGCACGCATTCGCAGATCACGCCTGAGGAATTGACGGGCCTGCCGCCCGCCACCGTGGTGGCCACGCGGAAGTCGGTGCCGTGGGGACCGCTCCTCAAACGCATCATGCCGGTGACGCTGACCGACTTCTGCTATGGCTGGATTTTGTGGCTGTACCTGAACTGGCTGCCATCCTTTTTCCTTCACGAGTTCAATCTCAACATCAAGAAGTCGGCGCTGTTCGCGGCGGGTGTGTTCCTGGCCGGTGTGGTTGGTGACACGGTCGGCGGTCTCCTCAGCGACCGTATCCTGAAGAAGACCGGCGATGTGAACAAGGCGCGCGTCAGCGTCATCGTTCTCGGCTTCCTTGGATCGTTCTGCTTCATGCTGCCGATCGTGTTCGTTCACGACCTCACGACCGTGGCGACCTGCCTCAGTTTCGCATTCTTCTTCGCGGAGTTGATCGTTGCCCCGATCTGGGCGATCCCGATGGATATCGCGCCGGAATTTTCCGGCTCGGCGTCCGGTTTTATGAACTTTGGTTTCGGCATGGCCGGGATTATATCTCCGGTGGTGTTCGGATATGCGATTGATCTGACGGGGCGCTGGGACGTCCCGTTCATCGGATCGCTCGCGTTTCTTCTGATTGGTGCGATGCTGGCGTTCACATGCAAGCCGGGTGAACGCTTCGTCGATGTCCGCAGCGACCCTACGGCGCCGCGCCCCACGCCGGCCTGA
- a CDS encoding tripartite tricarboxylate transporter permease, which translates to MDILSQLATGFVHCLTPINMIMLVVGISLGLLIGVLPGLTLVMGVALALPFTYKMDVTASIVLLTAMYVSGTYGGAFTAILFRIPGEPIDVPMLWDGYTMGRNGQPAKALGWTLVSALGGGLLSAVVMVALTEPLAKFALRFSSPEYFVIVMFGLLSVVAIGKGSLANAFISMAVGILIATVGTDPVYGAYRFTFGSPILADGIEFLVVMVGAYGVGEVLTRLETGFSTKPIEKISNARTELPTWKEFKEVKGSFFRSAVIGDLTGLLPGAGATIASFISYGIEAKFGRRAKDMGTGIAEGIIAPQAAATASVGGALVHLLALGIPGSGATAVILGAFMLHGIQPGPQVLVTSAGMVYTIFASLFLGLAIMCLIGYFAIRPLVKILDFPEAVVSAYVLILCFIGALSIRNNVTDLWLIIAFGVIGYGFERMKFPLAPLVLGVILGPIAEDSFMNTMISFSNDWTVFFTRPISGTIVAFTAVVIALPFIQHALARRKAVPVVAE; encoded by the coding sequence ATGGATATTCTTTCGCAACTCGCGACCGGTTTCGTTCACTGTCTCACGCCCATCAACATGATCATGCTGGTCGTGGGTATTTCCCTCGGCCTGCTGATCGGCGTGTTGCCGGGCCTCACGCTGGTGATGGGCGTCGCTTTGGCGCTGCCGTTCACCTATAAAATGGATGTCACCGCCTCGATCGTGCTGCTGACGGCGATGTATGTGTCCGGCACATATGGCGGCGCCTTTACGGCGATTCTGTTCCGAATACCCGGTGAGCCCATAGACGTCCCGATGCTTTGGGACGGTTACACGATGGGCCGCAACGGCCAGCCGGCCAAGGCGCTCGGCTGGACGCTGGTCTCGGCGCTCGGCGGCGGTCTTCTCTCCGCTGTCGTGATGGTCGCGTTGACCGAGCCGCTGGCGAAGTTCGCGCTGCGCTTCTCCTCGCCTGAATATTTCGTGATCGTGATGTTCGGTCTGTTGAGCGTGGTCGCGATTGGCAAGGGCTCGCTTGCCAACGCTTTCATCAGCATGGCGGTGGGCATTCTGATTGCGACGGTCGGCACCGATCCGGTTTATGGCGCTTATCGATTCACGTTCGGCTCCCCGATCCTGGCCGACGGCATCGAATTCCTTGTCGTCATGGTCGGTGCCTATGGCGTGGGCGAGGTTCTCACCCGGCTCGAGACGGGTTTCTCGACCAAGCCGATCGAGAAAATCTCCAATGCCCGCACCGAACTTCCGACCTGGAAGGAATTCAAGGAGGTGAAGGGCTCGTTCTTCCGCTCCGCCGTTATCGGCGATCTGACCGGCCTGTTGCCGGGAGCGGGTGCCACGATCGCGTCCTTCATCAGCTACGGAATCGAGGCGAAGTTCGGACGGCGCGCGAAGGACATGGGCACCGGCATCGCGGAAGGCATCATCGCGCCGCAGGCCGCCGCGACGGCATCGGTCGGCGGTGCGCTCGTGCATCTTCTGGCGCTCGGCATTCCCGGCTCTGGTGCGACCGCGGTTATTCTCGGTGCATTCATGCTGCACGGAATTCAGCCGGGGCCTCAGGTGCTCGTGACCTCGGCCGGAATGGTCTACACCATCTTCGCGTCGCTGTTCCTCGGCCTCGCCATCATGTGTCTCATCGGATATTTCGCGATCCGGCCGCTGGTGAAGATTCTCGACTTCCCCGAAGCGGTGGTGTCGGCCTACGTGCTGATCCTGTGCTTCATCGGCGCACTCTCGATCCGCAACAACGTCACCGACCTGTGGCTGATCATTGCCTTCGGTGTCATCGGTTACGGTTTCGAGCGTATGAAATTCCCGCTCGCGCCCCTTGTGCTGGGCGTCATCCTGGGGCCGATAGCTGAAGACTCGTTTATGAACACGATGATCTCGTTCAGCAACGATTGGACCGTGTTCTTCACGCGGCCGATCTCAGGAACCATCGTGGCGTTCACGGCGGTCGTGATCGCGCTGCCGTTCATCCAGCACGCGCTGGCGCGGCGGAAGGCGGTTCCTGTAGTGGCGGAGTAA
- a CDS encoding tripartite tricarboxylate transporter TctB family protein yields MVRSIAPYLIGLLISVGLWIYSGTIDYTARPGELGPAVWPRLAILLMGASCLFEISRRLLVKNEDATGFLEAFEKEEEKEEPEPMHLRMLIGGIVLMGIYAVALPYLGFIFGTFLFLAAFMYVGGYRSHAVIWGMSVFVTLACGVLFLRVAYVSLPRGIEPFAYANDIFFMIPRMW; encoded by the coding sequence ATGGTTCGTTCGATAGCGCCGTATCTCATCGGCCTGCTCATTTCGGTTGGTCTCTGGATTTATTCAGGCACTATCGATTACACCGCCCGGCCCGGCGAATTGGGGCCGGCGGTATGGCCGCGCCTTGCCATCTTGCTGATGGGGGCTTCCTGTCTCTTTGAAATTTCCCGGCGGCTCCTCGTGAAGAACGAGGATGCCACCGGCTTTCTCGAAGCCTTCGAGAAGGAAGAGGAGAAGGAGGAGCCCGAGCCGATGCATCTGCGCATGCTGATCGGCGGCATCGTCCTGATGGGGATCTACGCGGTCGCGCTCCCTTATCTCGGATTCATTTTCGGCACCTTCCTGTTCCTGGCCGCCTTTATGTATGTCGGCGGCTATCGTTCGCATGCCGTCATCTGGGGCATGAGCGTCTTCGTCACGCTGGCTTGCGGCGTTCTGTTCCTGCGCGTCGCCTATGTCTCGTTGCCGAGAGGCATCGAGCCCTTCGCTTATGCCAACGACATTTTCTTCATGATCCCGCGGATGTGGTGA
- a CDS encoding tripartite tricarboxylate transporter substrate binding protein has translation MEPMLGQGIPVVNVPGGTGATGMTKLLASPADGYAMAIYIADSHALLAGKTPRWTMKDITPVAVMIKGPSFIFVKQDSHFKTWQDFEKEAKANPGKLKVATLGFGSVDDFSLSVLDKGGVKVVQVPFSKPSERYVSILGDHADALYEQAGDVASFINGKQMRPILLFGEKRLDAFKDVPSSFELGYKVALPQFRAIVVKSGTPPEIVKKLSDALAKVYQSDEYQKFLKDQYGDPNSFEDSSHASTFVSEQLEDMKKIAPK, from the coding sequence ATGGAACCGATGCTCGGGCAGGGCATTCCGGTGGTGAACGTGCCGGGTGGCACCGGCGCAACCGGCATGACGAAATTGCTCGCATCGCCCGCCGACGGCTATGCGATGGCGATCTATATCGCCGACAGCCACGCGCTTCTTGCAGGCAAGACGCCGCGCTGGACCATGAAGGACATCACGCCGGTGGCGGTGATGATCAAGGGGCCGTCCTTCATCTTCGTGAAGCAGGACAGTCACTTCAAGACCTGGCAGGATTTCGAGAAGGAAGCCAAGGCCAACCCGGGCAAGCTGAAGGTTGCAACCCTCGGCTTCGGCAGCGTCGATGACTTCTCCCTGAGCGTTCTCGACAAGGGGGGCGTCAAGGTCGTGCAGGTGCCGTTCTCCAAGCCGTCCGAGCGGTACGTTTCGATTCTCGGCGACCATGCTGACGCACTGTACGAGCAGGCGGGCGATGTTGCCTCCTTCATCAATGGCAAGCAGATGCGCCCGATTCTGCTGTTCGGCGAAAAGCGGCTCGACGCGTTCAAGGACGTGCCGTCGTCCTTTGAGCTCGGCTACAAGGTCGCGCTGCCTCAATTCCGCGCCATCGTCGTCAAGTCGGGAACGCCTCCCGAGATCGTGAAGAAATTGTCGGATGCGCTCGCCAAGGTCTATCAGTCCGACGAATACCAGAAGTTCCTGAAGGATCAGTACGGCGATCCGAACAGCTTCGAGGATTCGTCTCATGCTTCCACGTTCGTTAGCGAACAGTTGGAAGACATGAAAAAGATCGCTCCGAAGTAA
- a CDS encoding LysR substrate-binding domain-containing protein: MNQDLDISLLRTFVAIVDTGGLTSAGKKVGRTQPAITHQIKRLEGLVGRTLFGENRRQLVLTPDGEVLLEFARSMLRLNDEARGRFSMPGIAGHVTLGTPDLYAAYLLPEVLDNFSRAHPNVEIHLRCTRSVYLSAALEREEIDIALMTNQPGFRRGELIRHEPVVWAASPSGTQELRRPLPLALLPQGSVYRQIAIDALNTADLPWTLRSICDSFAGLQAAVLSGIAVSAFPRCTITPNIRILSKGDGLPELPSIEMVLHRKEQGISEAAEQLARYIARELGNLPSSGEG; this comes from the coding sequence GTGAATCAAGACCTCGACATTTCGCTATTGCGAACGTTCGTTGCCATCGTCGATACCGGCGGCCTGACATCCGCAGGAAAGAAGGTTGGCCGCACGCAGCCTGCGATCACGCACCAGATCAAACGCCTCGAAGGTTTGGTCGGCCGGACGCTGTTCGGTGAAAACCGGCGGCAACTCGTGCTGACGCCCGACGGAGAAGTGCTGCTCGAATTTGCACGCTCGATGTTGCGCCTCAATGACGAAGCGCGCGGGCGATTCTCGATGCCGGGAATCGCCGGCCACGTCACGCTCGGTACGCCGGACCTGTATGCGGCCTATCTGCTGCCCGAGGTTCTCGACAATTTTTCGCGCGCGCATCCGAATGTGGAAATCCACCTGCGCTGCACCCGCAGCGTCTATCTCAGCGCCGCGCTGGAACGCGAGGAAATCGACATCGCGCTGATGACCAATCAGCCGGGATTCCGGCGCGGCGAATTGATTCGCCACGAGCCCGTGGTGTGGGCGGCAAGTCCAAGCGGAACACAGGAATTGCGGCGTCCCCTGCCGCTCGCGCTGCTGCCGCAAGGCAGCGTCTATCGGCAGATCGCCATCGACGCGCTCAACACCGCCGACCTGCCGTGGACGCTGCGTTCGATCTGCGACAGCTTCGCCGGGCTGCAAGCTGCCGTGCTCTCGGGGATCGCGGTGTCGGCGTTTCCACGCTGCACCATCACGCCCAACATCCGCATTCTGAGCAAAGGCGATGGCTTGCCGGAACTGCCGTCCATCGAAATGGTCCTGCATCGCAAGGAGCAAGGCATTTCGGAAGCCGCCGAGCAACTGGCGCGCTACATCGCGCGTGAGCTCGGCAATCTTCCCTCATCCGGCGAAGGATAA
- the xsc gene encoding sulfoacetaldehyde acetyltransferase: MKMTTEEAFVKVLQMHGIEHAFGIIGSAFMPISDLFPKAGITFWDVAHETNGGLICDGYTRSTGKMAMAIAQNGPGITGFVTPIKTAYWNHTPMLLVTPQAANKTIGQGGFQEVEQMAMFRDMVCYQEEVRDASRVAETLNRVIMKAKRLSAPAQLNIPRDFWTQVIDVNLPAIVDFERPAGGEGAIAEAAKLLSNAKFPVILSGAGVVIGGAIPDCVALAEKLDAPVCNNYQHNDSFPGSHRLAVGPLGYNGSKAAMELVAKADVVLALGTRLNPFSTLPGYGIDYWPKDAKIIQVDINPDRIGLTKPVSVGICGDAKQVARGILAQLSPSAGNAGREERKALIHTTKSKWLQTLSSMDHEDDDPGTSWNKDARVRDKDLMSPRQAWRAIQAGLPRDAIISSDIGNNCAIGNAYPMFDEGRKYLAPGLFGPCGYGFPAIIGAKIGNPDTPCVGFAGDGAFGISMNEMSSVGREEWPGITMVIFRNYQWGAEKRNTTLWYDNNFVGTELDRHLSYAKVATACGLKGVQVKTQEELTNALRQSCEDQKKGITTFIEVLLNQELGEPFRRDAMKKPVVVAGIKREDMRPQQVA; the protein is encoded by the coding sequence ATGAAAATGACGACGGAAGAAGCCTTTGTGAAAGTTTTGCAGATGCATGGCATCGAGCATGCGTTCGGCATCATCGGTTCGGCCTTCATGCCGATCTCCGATCTGTTTCCGAAGGCGGGCATCACCTTCTGGGACGTCGCCCATGAGACCAATGGCGGCTTGATCTGCGACGGCTACACCCGCTCCACCGGCAAGATGGCGATGGCGATCGCGCAGAACGGTCCCGGCATCACCGGCTTCGTTACCCCGATCAAGACCGCGTACTGGAATCACACCCCGATGCTGCTGGTGACGCCGCAGGCGGCGAACAAGACCATCGGGCAGGGCGGCTTCCAGGAAGTCGAGCAGATGGCGATGTTCCGCGACATGGTTTGCTATCAGGAAGAAGTGCGCGATGCCTCGCGCGTCGCCGAGACGCTGAACCGCGTCATCATGAAGGCGAAGCGCCTCTCCGCGCCCGCGCAGCTCAACATCCCGCGCGACTTCTGGACGCAGGTGATCGACGTCAACCTGCCTGCGATCGTGGATTTCGAGCGTCCGGCGGGCGGCGAAGGCGCGATTGCCGAAGCAGCAAAACTTCTGTCGAACGCCAAATTCCCCGTCATTCTCTCCGGCGCGGGCGTGGTGATCGGTGGCGCGATCCCGGATTGCGTGGCACTGGCCGAGAAGCTCGACGCTCCGGTGTGCAACAACTACCAGCACAACGACTCCTTCCCCGGCAGCCATCGCCTTGCTGTCGGCCCGCTCGGCTATAACGGCTCGAAGGCCGCGATGGAATTGGTCGCGAAGGCCGATGTCGTGCTCGCGCTCGGCACCCGCCTTAATCCGTTCTCGACGCTGCCGGGTTACGGCATCGACTACTGGCCGAAGGATGCGAAGATCATCCAGGTCGATATCAATCCCGATCGCATCGGCCTGACCAAGCCGGTCAGCGTCGGCATCTGCGGCGACGCCAAGCAGGTGGCACGCGGCATCCTCGCTCAGCTTTCGCCGAGCGCCGGAAATGCCGGACGTGAGGAGCGCAAGGCGCTGATCCACACCACCAAGTCGAAGTGGCTACAGACGCTCTCCAGCATGGATCACGAGGATGACGATCCGGGCACCTCGTGGAACAAGGACGCCCGCGTGCGCGACAAGGATCTGATGTCGCCGCGTCAGGCATGGCGCGCGATTCAGGCCGGCCTGCCGCGTGACGCCATCATCTCCAGCGATATCGGCAACAACTGCGCCATCGGCAACGCCTATCCGATGTTCGACGAGGGCCGGAAGTATCTCGCGCCGGGCCTGTTCGGTCCGTGCGGCTACGGCTTCCCGGCGATCATCGGCGCCAAAATCGGCAACCCCGATACGCCGTGCGTCGGTTTCGCGGGCGACGGCGCGTTCGGCATCTCCATGAACGAAATGAGTTCGGTCGGCCGCGAGGAATGGCCGGGCATCACCATGGTGATCTTCCGCAACTACCAGTGGGGCGCGGAGAAGCGCAACACGACGCTGTGGTACGACAACAACTTCGTCGGCACCGAGCTTGATCGTCACCTGAGCTACGCCAAGGTCGCGACCGCGTGCGGGCTGAAGGGCGTTCAGGTCAAGACCCAGGAAGAGCTGACCAACGCGCTGCGCCAGTCCTGCGAGGACCAGAAGAAGGGCATCACCACGTTCATCGAGGTGTTGCTCAATCAGGAACTCGGAGAGCCGTTCCGCCGCGACGCGATGAAGAAGCCCGTCGTCGTGGCAGGCATCAAGCGCGAGGACATGCGGCCGCAGCAGGTTGCGTAA
- a CDS encoding IclR family transcriptional regulator: MNELFGALKPLALLEAIAGLQHPASLAELAVNVGVPKPTMHRWLGSLEHAGLIQRTPDGRRYELAMRATQLAFSILSNRPGGALRHEILRRVVQEVGESCNLTVLDGTQVTYLDRVESKWPLRITFQQGSKVPAYCSASGKLFLALMQPAKRDLVISEMNFERMTEHTVVEKPALLNELSDIRRDGYALDREEFLAGLVCLAVPIIHQKGRNRVCAAALAIQAPVTRMSQAEMIKKIPILQNAAKAMSATISADVGAA, translated from the coding sequence ATGAACGAGCTTTTCGGCGCCCTCAAACCGCTGGCCCTGCTGGAAGCCATCGCCGGGCTGCAACATCCGGCAAGCCTCGCCGAACTCGCCGTGAATGTCGGCGTACCGAAACCAACGATGCATCGCTGGCTTGGTTCGCTCGAACATGCGGGTCTCATTCAGCGCACGCCGGACGGGCGGCGCTATGAACTCGCGATGCGCGCGACCCAGCTTGCGTTTTCGATCCTGTCGAACCGCCCCGGCGGCGCTCTGCGGCACGAGATCCTGCGCCGCGTGGTGCAGGAGGTCGGCGAATCCTGCAATCTCACCGTGCTCGACGGCACGCAGGTCACCTATCTCGACCGCGTTGAATCCAAATGGCCGTTGCGCATCACGTTCCAGCAGGGCTCGAAGGTCCCCGCTTATTGCTCCGCGAGCGGCAAACTGTTTCTCGCGCTGATGCAGCCGGCGAAACGCGACCTCGTTATTTCCGAGATGAATTTCGAGCGCATGACGGAGCATACCGTCGTTGAAAAACCCGCTTTGCTCAATGAACTGTCAGACATTCGTCGTGACGGCTACGCACTCGACCGCGAAGAATTCCTCGCGGGCCTCGTCTGTCTCGCCGTGCCTATCATCCATCAGAAGGGCCGCAATCGTGTCTGCGCCGCGGCGCTGGCGATCCAGGCCCCGGTGACACGCATGTCGCAAGCCGAAATGATCAAGAAAATCCCAATTCTGCAAAATGCCGCCAAGGCCATGAGCGCAACGATCAGCGCCGACGTCGGAGCCGCCTGA
- a CDS encoding bifunctional enoyl-CoA hydratase/phosphate acetyltransferase, with amino-acid sequence MPSTSSHPKLDALEQAARGKGRLSVAVAYPCSTDALAAALAAYQEGIIEPILVGPRRRIEACAAELKASLDGLRLVDADDDPVLSSRAAVALVSAGEAKSLMKGSQHTDELLGAVVSREANLRTSRRMSHVFWFDCPAYHKPLMITDAVVNIQPGLKEKVDILANAVDFAHRIGFEAPKVAILSSVETVNPDLQSSMDAAALTKMADRGQIAGAIVDGPLAFDNAISAQSARTKKIASAVAGDPDLLVVPNLDVGNILYKSFIYMGGGECAGVVLGAKVPVILTSRADSRRARIASCALARLSLS; translated from the coding sequence ATGCCGTCCACTTCCTCGCACCCGAAACTCGATGCTCTTGAGCAAGCCGCGCGCGGCAAGGGCCGCCTGAGCGTCGCCGTCGCCTACCCCTGCTCGACCGACGCACTCGCCGCCGCGTTGGCGGCCTACCAGGAAGGCATCATCGAGCCGATCCTTGTCGGTCCGCGCCGTCGCATCGAAGCCTGCGCGGCGGAGTTGAAAGCGAGCCTCGACGGCCTGCGTCTTGTCGATGCCGATGACGATCCTGTGCTGTCCTCGCGGGCGGCCGTGGCGCTGGTCAGCGCGGGCGAAGCCAAATCCCTGATGAAAGGCTCGCAGCACACCGACGAACTCCTCGGAGCCGTGGTTTCACGCGAAGCCAACCTGCGCACCTCGCGCCGCATGAGTCATGTGTTCTGGTTCGACTGTCCCGCCTATCACAAACCGCTGATGATCACCGACGCGGTGGTCAACATCCAGCCGGGGCTGAAAGAGAAGGTCGATATCCTCGCCAATGCGGTCGATTTCGCGCACCGCATCGGCTTTGAGGCGCCGAAGGTCGCGATCCTGTCGTCGGTCGAAACCGTCAATCCCGACCTGCAATCCAGCATGGATGCAGCAGCACTGACCAAGATGGCCGACCGCGGCCAGATCGCCGGCGCGATCGTTGACGGCCCGCTCGCTTTCGACAATGCGATTTCGGCGCAGTCCGCCAGGACCAAGAAGATCGCCTCCGCAGTCGCGGGCGATCCCGACCTTCTGGTGGTGCCGAACCTCGATGTCGGCAACATTCTCTACAAGTCGTTCATCTATATGGGCGGCGGCGAATGCGCGGGCGTCGTGCTCGGCGCGAAGGTGCCGGTGATTCTCACAAGCCGGGCGGACTCGCGACGCGCGCGCATCGCATCCTGCGCGCTGGCGCGATTGAGTCTGTCCTAA